The Endozoicomonas montiporae CL-33 genome contains a region encoding:
- a CDS encoding McrB family protein — MKARIRLALNTMQLPISDINYQDKFTDSICEEIIRQGAEQNQEQQARKAEPKSYWFVGAMHKDKDGNKLDKTESFLKEGIWENGYDDKYLDKVKAARSGDRIAIKAAYTRKNGLPFDNRKNIVSVMSIKATGVVLSNPGNGQTLKVDWQKEYETPREWYFYTNRGTIWQVQKRRWQDEELIQFAFNEQAQDVDRFRNSPFWKERFGDKPKMEERFLWTKFYEELANKLLDYQHDRSELVAFTQFLAKEFQLSYMLGKNQTDTCPFTVMGMFNRGITVTNRRAIATKLAAFLNVEAEVPQAFDGVPILNNQKSWFFGFEDRRQEGDIDALWALFESALIYTDTDLPDARDVLCQSFDKTAEQYGTGWNLTMGLYWIRPWDFVPLDSQSREYIQKGLGETIGTNGHKGRCSASDYMALIDQLLTRFNEDAYSVHSFPELSLSAWQYDASDQTKAAENDPDDELISADAQSVTPAFEPYGLEDIVNDGCFLDKDRLQQLLNRLRTKKNLILQGPPGTGKTWLAKRLAYALMGQKNQNALRSVQFHPNLSYEDFVRGWRPSGDGKLELVDGPFLEAIKKARSDSDTLYVFVIEEINRGNPAQIFGEMLTLLEADKRTPAEALELCYRRTPDERVHIPDNLYVIGTMNVADRSLALVDLALRRRFAFVDLAPAFGEVWQNWVHDKAGIDKAVLQDIERRLLTLNEAIAADRNLGQQFRVGHSFVTPAFSHKIDNAYEWFRQVIHTEIGPLLDEYWFDDLGQSAKAQKTLLEGL; from the coding sequence TTGAAAGCCAGAATTCGTCTGGCATTGAACACTATGCAGTTACCTATTAGCGACATTAACTACCAAGACAAGTTCACCGACTCTATTTGCGAAGAGATTATTCGTCAGGGGGCTGAGCAGAATCAGGAGCAACAGGCTCGTAAGGCTGAGCCCAAAAGCTACTGGTTTGTTGGTGCCATGCATAAAGATAAAGATGGCAACAAACTTGATAAGACTGAGAGTTTTTTGAAGGAAGGAATCTGGGAAAATGGTTACGACGATAAGTATCTGGATAAGGTAAAAGCTGCTCGTTCAGGTGATCGCATTGCAATTAAAGCGGCCTACACTCGCAAAAACGGTCTCCCCTTTGATAATCGCAAAAATATTGTCTCGGTCATGTCTATCAAGGCAACGGGGGTCGTATTATCAAATCCTGGTAATGGACAGACATTAAAAGTCGATTGGCAAAAGGAGTATGAGACACCGCGTGAGTGGTACTTTTACACCAATCGAGGAACGATCTGGCAAGTACAAAAAAGACGCTGGCAGGATGAAGAACTGATTCAGTTTGCCTTTAATGAGCAAGCACAAGATGTTGATCGCTTTAGAAATTCACCTTTCTGGAAGGAACGTTTTGGTGACAAGCCGAAAATGGAAGAGCGATTTCTATGGACAAAGTTCTATGAAGAACTGGCCAATAAGCTGCTTGATTACCAGCATGATCGCTCTGAACTGGTTGCCTTTACACAATTTCTGGCAAAAGAGTTTCAATTGTCTTATATGCTAGGGAAAAATCAGACAGATACATGCCCATTTACCGTAATGGGCATGTTCAATCGTGGAATTACAGTGACTAACCGTCGTGCAATCGCTACGAAGCTGGCTGCGTTTTTGAACGTTGAAGCTGAAGTTCCACAGGCTTTTGACGGTGTCCCTATTTTAAACAATCAGAAATCCTGGTTTTTTGGCTTTGAAGACCGACGACAGGAAGGGGATATTGATGCCCTCTGGGCGTTGTTTGAATCAGCTTTGATTTATACAGATACAGATCTACCCGATGCCAGAGATGTTTTATGTCAATCTTTTGATAAAACGGCTGAGCAATACGGTACAGGCTGGAATTTGACCATGGGTTTGTATTGGATTCGTCCCTGGGATTTTGTTCCCTTGGACAGTCAGTCTAGAGAGTATATTCAAAAAGGTCTTGGAGAGACTATCGGGACTAACGGTCATAAAGGGCGTTGCAGTGCCAGTGACTATATGGCGCTCATTGACCAGCTTTTGACGCGATTCAACGAAGATGCTTATTCAGTACATTCATTTCCAGAACTGTCCTTGTCAGCATGGCAATATGATGCCAGTGATCAGACAAAGGCTGCTGAAAATGATCCGGATGATGAATTAATTTCGGCAGATGCTCAGTCAGTAACGCCTGCTTTTGAACCATACGGTTTGGAAGACATAGTGAATGATGGCTGTTTTCTTGATAAGGATCGACTTCAGCAACTGCTGAATCGCTTGAGAACAAAGAAAAATCTGATTTTGCAAGGACCACCGGGAACGGGGAAAACCTGGTTGGCCAAGCGATTAGCTTATGCCCTTATGGGACAGAAGAATCAAAATGCTTTGCGTTCTGTGCAGTTTCATCCGAACCTTTCCTATGAAGATTTCGTCAGAGGCTGGCGTCCATCAGGTGATGGTAAACTGGAGCTGGTGGATGGCCCGTTTCTGGAAGCAATCAAAAAAGCCCGCAGCGATTCGGACACTCTTTATGTGTTCGTGATAGAAGAAATTAATCGTGGAAACCCAGCCCAGATTTTTGGTGAGATGCTGACGCTTTTGGAAGCAGATAAACGAACACCGGCAGAGGCTTTGGAGCTTTGTTATCGGCGAACTCCCGATGAGCGTGTTCATATACCAGATAATTTATATGTGATTGGAACAATGAACGTGGCTGACCGTTCTCTCGCATTAGTAGACCTAGCCTTGAGGCGACGCTTTGCTTTTGTTGATCTTGCACCGGCTTTTGGTGAGGTTTGGCAGAACTGGGTGCATGATAAGGCTGGTATTGATAAAGCTGTTTTACAGGATATTGAACGACGACTGTTAACTTTGAATGAAGCCATAGCAGCTGATCGTAATCTTGGTCAGCAGTTCAGGGTAGGGCACAGCTTTGTGACTCCGGCGTTCAGCCACAAAATCGATAATGCCTACGAATGGTTCCGGCAGGTGATTCATACAGAAATTGGACCTCTGTTGGATGAGTACTGGTTTGATGATCTTGGTCAGTCAGCCAAAGCACAAAAAACATTGCTGGAAGGGCTGTGA
- the rpoS gene encoding RNA polymerase sigma factor RpoS, with protein sequence MAAKRDDSEQGFAEEMIQGQDEIENLSDIGLLEPDEAPEAANKTTKAAASPTEYTRQRRDDDGFYKTIDATQLYLNEIGFSPLLTPEEEVHYARLARKGVEAGRRRMIESNLRLVVKISRRYVNRGLTLLDLIEEGNLGLIRAVEKFDPERGFRFSTYATWWIRQTIERAIMNQTRTIRLPIHVVKELNVYLRAARELTQKLDHDPTPEEIAQLLDKPVEDVKRMLGLNERVTSVDTPLGPDSDKSILDTISDDKESDPAELLQDLDLNDSLDKWLGELSEKQREVVARRFGLRGYETSTLEEVGKEIGLTRERVSQIQVEALKRLRSILEKQGLSGESLFS encoded by the coding sequence ATGGCAGCGAAGAGGGATGACTCAGAGCAAGGTTTTGCTGAGGAAATGATCCAGGGACAGGATGAAATTGAGAATTTGTCGGACATCGGGCTGTTAGAACCCGACGAAGCGCCGGAGGCGGCAAACAAAACCACCAAGGCGGCTGCTTCCCCGACTGAATATACCCGCCAGCGACGTGATGACGATGGCTTTTATAAAACCATTGATGCGACCCAGTTATATCTGAATGAAATTGGTTTCTCTCCGTTGTTGACTCCGGAAGAGGAAGTACATTACGCGCGTCTTGCCCGAAAAGGGGTTGAGGCGGGTCGCCGTCGTATGATCGAGAGTAATCTGCGTCTGGTGGTAAAAATCTCCCGTCGTTATGTTAACCGTGGGCTGACACTTCTGGACCTGATTGAAGAGGGTAATCTTGGTCTTATCCGTGCGGTCGAAAAGTTTGATCCTGAACGAGGATTCCGCTTCTCGACTTATGCCACCTGGTGGATACGGCAGACCATCGAACGGGCGATAATGAATCAGACCCGAACTATTCGTCTGCCTATTCATGTGGTTAAGGAACTGAATGTTTATCTGCGTGCAGCCCGTGAGCTGACCCAGAAGCTTGATCATGACCCAACCCCGGAAGAAATTGCCCAGCTACTGGATAAACCTGTAGAAGACGTTAAACGTATGCTGGGGCTGAACGAACGGGTGACATCGGTGGATACACCGCTGGGGCCTGATTCGGACAAATCCATACTGGATACTATTTCCGATGATAAGGAGTCAGATCCTGCCGAATTGCTGCAAGATCTGGATCTGAATGACAGCCTTGATAAATGGCTCGGTGAATTGTCGGAGAAGCAGCGTGAAGTAGTCGCCCGTCGCTTTGGTTTGAGGGGTTATGAAACCAGCACACTGGAGGAAGTGGGCAAAGAGATCGGGCTGACCAGAGAAAGGGTTAGCCAGATACAGGTTGAGGCCCTGAAGCGTTTGCGGAGCATATTGGAAAAACAGGGTTTATCCGGAGAATCACTGTTCAGTTGA
- the fdxA gene encoding ferredoxin FdxA, translating into MAFVVGENCIKCKYTDCVEVCPVDCFYEGPNILVIHPDECIDCALCEPECPANAIFSEDEVPEDQQEFIELNAVLADVWDNITEKKDPLPDAEEWDGVKGKLEHLER; encoded by the coding sequence ATGGCTTTCGTAGTGGGTGAAAACTGCATCAAGTGCAAATACACTGACTGTGTAGAAGTATGTCCGGTAGACTGCTTTTATGAAGGACCCAATATTCTGGTCATCCACCCGGACGAATGTATTGACTGCGCATTGTGTGAACCCGAGTGTCCTGCCAACGCAATCTTCTCTGAAGACGAAGTGCCTGAAGATCAGCAGGAGTTTATTGAACTGAATGCCGTACTGGCTGATGTCTGGGACAATATCACCGAGAAGAAAGATCCGTTGCCGGATGCCGAAGAGTGGGATGGTGTCAAAGGCAAGCTGGAACACCTGGAACGTTGA
- a CDS encoding RloB family protein translates to MPRERRSFKRITGVRDPSLIVIACEGAATEPVYFEGVESQCKAIGSRLKLKILPPRKGNLSAPKHVLEQMDSYKKEFGLNTGDELCLVIDRDPQSWTEQAISDIARDCDSKQYLLALSNPAFDLWLLLHHVDVDDHPAEERATLFQNRNSALKNKLREKITGYRSSSPDIDDFWPYTELAIARAQALDTVPGTRWPNTLGTRVYLILQKILDALHKAEHRA, encoded by the coding sequence ATGCCTCGCGAGCGTAGATCATTCAAGCGCATTACTGGTGTTCGGGATCCGTCACTGATCGTTATTGCATGTGAGGGGGCTGCGACGGAGCCGGTTTACTTTGAAGGTGTAGAAAGTCAGTGTAAAGCCATTGGCTCCCGCCTCAAACTAAAGATACTGCCTCCCAGAAAAGGAAACCTGAGCGCACCCAAGCATGTCTTGGAACAGATGGACAGTTACAAAAAAGAGTTTGGTCTCAATACAGGAGATGAACTCTGTCTGGTTATCGACAGGGACCCACAATCCTGGACTGAGCAGGCAATATCCGATATCGCCAGAGACTGTGACAGTAAACAGTATCTGCTGGCACTGAGTAACCCGGCTTTTGATCTCTGGTTGTTACTTCATCATGTGGATGTTGATGACCACCCAGCGGAGGAAAGGGCGACTCTGTTTCAAAACCGCAATAGTGCCCTGAAGAACAAGCTTCGTGAGAAAATCACTGGTTATCGTTCCTCTTCGCCTGATATTGATGACTTTTGGCCGTATACCGAGTTGGCTATTGCAAGAGCTCAGGCTCTGGATACTGTCCCCGGTACTCGCTGGCCGAATACGCTAGGAACGCGTGTCTATCTGATTCTGCAGAAGATACTGGATGCTTTGCATAAGGCAGAGCATCGGGCCTGA
- a CDS encoding AAA family ATPase: MGISPNGQNMLLRFSVENYRSFRDRAELSMVPSRVRSHPGQVVKPVNTRDIGVLKTAVIYGANASGKSNLIKAMQHARTMIVRGNALGRNLAYEPFLLDRNCLQQPSRFEFEIKYGETNYAYGFVADQKSIHEEWLYRIDRQSESPVFERTLTDGESHFDFSGIRFNSKEDEQFLAFTAKATPDYRLFLYECLDRNVVKDLSYIKALGEVNDWFHEKLNILFPDTKYHGLEMAVHSADETSQQLSDILKGFDTGIESLALKEVDLMLDVPELPENLKQEVLGTIDEGDAVQISGPHNTRYQVVRSTNGVVQTFKLMTSHLNNKGEQVQFDINQESDGTQRLLDIAPGLLDIFSKDKVYIVDEIDRSLHPEITTSLLNHFLSCTEGVHSQLIMTTHESNLLNLDNIRRDEIWFTQKERSGSSSLYSLEEYQARPDKDIRKGYLVGRYGGLPMIGSFIKDQKGSTDASRA; encoded by the coding sequence GTGGGTATATCACCTAATGGTCAGAATATGTTACTGCGCTTTTCTGTAGAAAATTATCGCTCATTTCGAGATCGTGCCGAACTCTCCATGGTGCCAAGCCGTGTCCGTAGCCATCCGGGACAGGTGGTTAAACCCGTCAATACCCGCGATATTGGTGTTTTAAAAACGGCTGTTATCTATGGAGCCAATGCGTCCGGAAAATCCAACTTGATCAAGGCGATGCAGCATGCGCGCACTATGATTGTCAGGGGAAACGCTCTTGGTCGTAATCTGGCCTATGAACCTTTCCTGTTGGACAGAAACTGCTTGCAGCAGCCATCCCGCTTTGAGTTCGAAATCAAGTATGGCGAAACGAATTATGCCTATGGTTTTGTTGCTGACCAGAAATCTATTCATGAAGAGTGGCTATATCGAATAGATCGACAGAGCGAATCGCCTGTTTTTGAACGCACGCTTACCGATGGGGAAAGTCATTTTGATTTTTCCGGTATTCGTTTTAACAGCAAGGAAGATGAGCAGTTCCTTGCGTTTACTGCCAAGGCAACACCCGATTACCGTTTGTTTCTGTATGAATGCCTGGACCGGAATGTCGTTAAGGACCTTAGCTACATCAAGGCTTTAGGTGAAGTGAATGACTGGTTTCATGAAAAACTGAATATCCTTTTTCCTGATACCAAATACCATGGGTTGGAAATGGCAGTACATTCTGCGGATGAAACGAGTCAGCAGCTGTCTGATATTTTAAAAGGGTTTGATACCGGTATTGAAAGTCTGGCTCTGAAAGAGGTAGACCTGATGCTTGATGTGCCTGAACTGCCGGAAAACCTCAAGCAGGAAGTTCTGGGAACTATTGATGAAGGCGACGCAGTACAGATTTCCGGTCCACACAATACAAGGTATCAGGTAGTAAGAAGTACGAATGGTGTCGTCCAGACCTTCAAGTTGATGACTTCACACCTGAATAATAAAGGTGAGCAGGTACAGTTTGATATTAATCAGGAGTCGGATGGTACACAGCGGCTGCTGGATATAGCGCCGGGATTGCTGGATATTTTTTCCAAAGATAAAGTTTATATCGTAGATGAAATCGACCGCAGTCTTCACCCTGAAATTACTACCTCATTATTAAATCACTTCCTTTCCTGCACCGAGGGTGTGCATAGTCAGCTGATTATGACCACTCATGAGTCGAACCTTCTCAATCTTGACAACATCAGGCGCGATGAAATCTGGTTTACCCAGAAAGAACGGAGCGGCTCATCGAGTCTGTATTCTCTTGAGGAATATCAGGCCAGACCTGACAAAGATATTCGCAAGGGGTATCTGGTCGGGCGATACGGTGGTCTGCCAATGATTGGTTCTTTCATTAAAGATCAGAAAGGTAGTACTGATGCCTCGCGAGCGTAG
- a CDS encoding transposase gives MLIRPLPVVTAFLDALNDSLKSINSSAQLSRSQKVALGVFIMGIVVTKTINWAAFERRSLGRFKATRLCWMFYQAEIAWQSLLQASVRNILLRYGIQSGTLAIDDTGKKRTKRTSKIDGAHKIKDKSTGGYFNGQELVFMVLVTEVATFPVGFRFYIPDPELSAWRKKDKALRKQGIQKKERPNRPEPDHVRYPTMQSLTLVMLQEFVDSFPNITIKAILADALYGTGDFMDKAAEITGGAQVVSQLRSNQKVSNRNHSEATLKAYFSRQKGAETQLIIRGGKEEQVTMLAARLYVKAHGKRRFVIALKYEGEEDYRYLVASDMSWRHTDIARIYTLRWLVEVFIQDWKAHCGWNRLSKQQGADGSQRGVILSLLCEHMLLLHPEQFVLLKNKQAGMPAGCLIERLNAEALLATVKSVVESEDPDTELKALALALEHTLPKRESSRHMAGRDLGEQKATDSLKAHARKFKLLDAA, from the coding sequence TTGCTAATTCGCCCATTACCCGTTGTCACTGCCTTTCTGGATGCTTTGAATGATTCGCTCAAGTCCATCAATTCCTCTGCGCAGTTGAGTAGATCCCAGAAAGTGGCACTGGGCGTTTTTATCATGGGAATCGTGGTAACTAAAACTATTAACTGGGCTGCTTTTGAGCGCAGAAGCTTAGGCAGATTCAAAGCGACCCGTCTGTGCTGGATGTTTTATCAAGCAGAAATTGCATGGCAAAGCCTGCTACAGGCCAGCGTCAGAAATATTCTTCTACGCTATGGAATACAAAGTGGAACCCTTGCTATCGACGATACAGGAAAAAAGCGCACTAAAAGGACTTCAAAAATCGACGGTGCCCATAAGATAAAAGACAAATCAACAGGTGGTTATTTTAATGGGCAGGAACTGGTGTTTATGGTGCTCGTTACTGAAGTAGCTACCTTTCCAGTAGGGTTTCGCTTTTATATTCCTGACCCTGAGTTATCTGCATGGAGGAAGAAAGACAAGGCGCTCAGGAAGCAAGGCATTCAGAAAAAAGAACGACCGAACCGTCCTGAGCCAGATCATGTTCGTTACCCCACCATGCAGTCGTTGACGCTGGTTATGCTGCAAGAATTTGTTGATTCGTTTCCCAACATTACGATCAAAGCAATTCTCGCTGATGCACTGTATGGCACAGGAGACTTTATGGATAAGGCTGCGGAAATAACAGGCGGAGCCCAGGTTGTCAGCCAACTGCGCTCGAATCAGAAAGTATCCAACCGAAACCACTCGGAAGCGACTCTCAAAGCTTACTTTTCGCGCCAGAAAGGCGCTGAAACTCAACTCATAATACGCGGTGGCAAAGAAGAGCAGGTCACGATGCTGGCTGCTCGGCTGTATGTTAAGGCTCATGGGAAAAGACGTTTTGTTATTGCCCTGAAGTATGAGGGTGAAGAGGATTATCGCTATCTGGTGGCTTCAGATATGTCATGGCGGCATACCGACATAGCCAGGATTTACACCTTGAGGTGGTTGGTCGAGGTTTTCATTCAAGACTGGAAAGCTCATTGTGGCTGGAACAGGTTGAGCAAACAGCAAGGTGCTGACGGATCGCAGCGCGGCGTGATCCTGAGCCTGCTGTGCGAACACATGCTGTTACTGCACCCTGAGCAATTCGTCCTACTGAAAAACAAACAGGCCGGAATGCCCGCAGGCTGTCTGATCGAACGCCTCAATGCAGAAGCCTTGCTTGCTACGGTGAAATCAGTGGTTGAATCGGAAGATCCAGATACCGAGCTTAAGGCTCTGGCCTTAGCCTTAGAGCATACTTTGCCCAAGCGGGAGTCGAGCAGGCATATGGCTGGTAGAGACCTGGGAGAACAAAAGGCAACTGACTCACTCAAAGCACACGCCCGGAAGTTTAAACTTTTAGATGCAGCTTAG
- the mcrC gene encoding 5-methylcytosine-specific restriction endonuclease system specificity protein McrC translates to MAAIPQAKPGFIGKIPISNLWLLMLYASNLFRQLDKSQAAVEDNPDEIADLVAELLCHQVNRRLQRNLSFGYRSEKEELSRVRGRIDLLTTERRQLLSKGKIACRFEELTVDTPRNRYVRSALDVAAGLVSRAGLAQRCRNFSLHLQRLGVSKAPPHAYSSSQDRFSRHDSDDQFMIALAELVFNLALPTELSGRYHLPEPDREEVWVRKLFEKAVAGFYAFHLRDLGWVASAGKRIDWQTSDCTKGMKDILPSMEIDIFLEHEEQKRRWIIDTKFTSIVKPNRYGQDKLNSGYLYQLYSYLRTQEHAEQPLSMSASGMLLHPSVGVTVKESVKIQGHEMWFCTVDLAGDAKAIRSELLGLI, encoded by the coding sequence ATGGCAGCCATTCCGCAAGCCAAGCCTGGTTTTATTGGCAAAATACCCATCAGCAACCTCTGGTTGCTGATGCTGTATGCCTCTAACCTGTTCAGGCAATTGGATAAATCTCAGGCGGCGGTTGAAGATAACCCTGATGAGATTGCTGATCTGGTTGCAGAGTTACTGTGCCATCAGGTTAATCGTCGTCTTCAACGTAATCTCAGTTTTGGTTATCGATCTGAAAAAGAAGAGTTGAGCCGGGTTCGGGGCAGGATTGACTTGCTTACTACGGAGCGAAGGCAGTTGCTGTCAAAGGGCAAAATTGCTTGTCGCTTTGAAGAGCTGACGGTTGATACTCCAAGAAATCGCTATGTCCGAAGTGCTCTTGATGTTGCTGCGGGTCTGGTTTCCAGAGCGGGTCTTGCACAGCGTTGCCGTAATTTTTCACTTCACCTGCAGCGGTTGGGTGTTTCAAAAGCGCCGCCTCATGCCTATAGCAGTAGTCAGGATCGTTTTAGTCGTCATGACAGTGATGACCAATTCATGATTGCTTTGGCTGAGCTGGTATTTAACCTTGCTCTTCCTACTGAGCTATCAGGCCGTTATCACCTGCCAGAACCAGACAGGGAAGAGGTCTGGGTTCGGAAGCTGTTTGAGAAAGCAGTTGCAGGATTTTATGCCTTTCATCTGCGTGATCTGGGGTGGGTGGCGAGTGCGGGTAAGAGAATCGACTGGCAAACCAGCGATTGCACTAAAGGTATGAAAGATATTCTTCCTTCGATGGAGATAGATATATTTCTGGAGCATGAAGAGCAGAAAAGACGCTGGATTATTGATACCAAATTCACCTCTATTGTTAAGCCTAATCGCTACGGTCAGGATAAGTTGAATAGCGGTTATCTTTATCAACTTTATAGTTACCTGCGAACCCAGGAACATGCTGAGCAGCCTTTGTCTATGTCGGCTTCCGGGATGTTGCTGCATCCTTCTGTTGGGGTAACCGTAAAGGAATCTGTGAAGATTCAGGGACATGAAATGTGGTTTTGTACGGTGGATTTGGCTGGTGATGCCAAGGCGATACGGAGTGAGTTGTTGGGGTTGATTTAA
- the mutS gene encoding DNA mismatch repair protein MutS codes for MANSEDKTDVQLSKHTPMMQQYLRIKQQHREHLVFYRMGDFYELFYDDARKAAKLLDITLTARGKSDGEPIPMAGIPYHAVEGYLAKLVRLRVSVAICEQVGDPATSKGPVERKVMRILTPGTVSDEALLDDHQDNLLTAVNRRETLYGIASLDISSGQFTVLEVKDEEALLAEIERLSPAEILVNDEFQWPESLSARPGTIKRPPWDFDRETAVEQLTRQFQTKNLQGFGCDKLTVAIESAGCLLQYARETQRTALPHIRGIQLENREDSVVLDAASRKNLELTSNLSGGRDHTLMSVLDHTATAMGSRLLGRWINRPLRDLNKLKHRQNSIDILKQGFHFEALQPVLKGIGDIERILARVALKSARPRDLARLRDAFLQLPELQDILRTIDSEAIHNLSMVISEHPQLAGLLDSAIIENPPVVIRDGGVIASGYDAELDEFRALSENAGDYLVQLEQRERERSGLASLKVGYNRVHGYYIELSRRESEDAPVEYIRRQTLKNVERFITPELKEFEDKALSSKSRALSREKALYDELLDKLVEALGPMQETAMGLAELDVLTNLAERAESLNFCRPELTPAPGIAIEEGRHPVVEQVLDEPFVANSVNFNHQRRMLVITGPNMGGKSTYMRQTALIVLMAHVGSFVPASKARIGVVDRIFTRIGSSDDLAGGRSTFMVEMTETANILHNATESSLVLMDEVGRGTSTFDGLSLAWSCAHYLADSVKAFTLFATHYFELTQLPDECDTVVNVHLNATEHDDRIVFLHAVQEGPASQSYGLQVAQLAGVPRHVVNQAKTKLAQLEQTSSNHELTSVKTQQTTMVVREQPMQSELFAAAAPHPAVDRLDEIDPDEMSPRQALDLIYDLKNLTK; via the coding sequence ATGGCAAATTCCGAAGATAAGACTGACGTTCAGTTATCGAAACACACCCCGATGATGCAGCAATATTTGCGCATCAAACAACAGCACCGGGAACATCTGGTGTTTTATCGCATGGGGGATTTTTATGAGCTGTTTTATGACGATGCCAGAAAAGCTGCCAAGCTGCTGGATATAACCCTGACCGCTAGGGGAAAGTCCGATGGAGAGCCTATCCCCATGGCCGGTATTCCTTACCATGCCGTTGAAGGGTATCTGGCCAAACTGGTGCGCTTAAGAGTGTCCGTTGCCATCTGTGAGCAGGTGGGCGATCCGGCCACCAGCAAAGGGCCGGTGGAACGCAAGGTAATGCGCATCCTGACACCGGGAACGGTCAGCGATGAAGCCTTGCTGGATGATCATCAGGATAATCTGCTGACCGCAGTGAACCGCCGTGAAACGCTGTACGGCATTGCCTCGCTGGATATCAGCAGTGGTCAGTTTACGGTGCTGGAAGTAAAAGACGAAGAAGCCCTGCTGGCAGAAATTGAACGTCTCAGCCCGGCAGAGATTCTGGTTAACGATGAATTTCAATGGCCAGAGAGCCTGTCCGCTCGTCCCGGCACCATCAAACGCCCGCCCTGGGACTTTGACCGTGAAACCGCCGTTGAACAACTGACACGACAGTTTCAGACTAAAAACCTGCAAGGTTTCGGCTGTGACAAGCTCACCGTTGCCATAGAATCCGCAGGCTGTCTGTTGCAGTACGCCCGGGAAACCCAGCGGACGGCTCTGCCCCATATTCGGGGTATTCAACTGGAAAACCGCGAAGACAGCGTAGTACTGGACGCTGCCAGCCGTAAAAATCTGGAACTGACCAGCAACCTTTCCGGCGGTCGGGATCATACCCTGATGTCAGTATTGGATCATACGGCTACTGCCATGGGCAGTCGCTTGCTGGGGCGCTGGATTAACCGCCCGCTCAGGGATTTGAACAAACTGAAACACCGTCAGAACAGTATTGACATTCTGAAACAGGGTTTTCACTTTGAAGCCTTGCAACCGGTGCTGAAAGGCATTGGTGATATCGAACGGATTCTGGCGCGTGTGGCTCTGAAATCGGCACGACCAAGAGATCTGGCCCGACTGCGCGATGCGTTTCTGCAACTGCCTGAACTACAGGATATTCTGCGCACCATCGACAGCGAAGCCATTCACAATCTTTCAATGGTGATCAGCGAACATCCGCAGCTGGCCGGTTTGCTGGACAGTGCCATTATTGAAAACCCTCCGGTTGTGATTCGTGACGGCGGTGTCATCGCCAGTGGCTATGATGCTGAACTGGACGAGTTCAGAGCACTCAGCGAAAATGCCGGAGACTACCTGGTACAACTGGAACAGCGTGAACGTGAACGTTCCGGGCTGGCCAGCCTGAAAGTTGGCTATAACCGCGTACACGGTTACTACATAGAATTAAGTCGTCGTGAATCAGAAGATGCTCCGGTAGAGTACATTCGTCGTCAAACTCTGAAGAATGTTGAACGCTTTATTACTCCGGAGCTGAAAGAGTTTGAAGACAAAGCCCTGTCCAGTAAGAGCCGTGCCCTGAGTCGGGAAAAAGCTCTGTACGACGAGCTGCTGGACAAACTGGTTGAAGCCCTTGGGCCCATGCAGGAAACGGCCATGGGTCTGGCGGAGCTGGATGTTCTGACCAATCTTGCCGAGCGTGCCGAATCACTCAACTTCTGCAGACCGGAACTGACACCTGCGCCGGGTATCGCTATTGAAGAAGGTCGTCATCCGGTGGTTGAACAGGTGTTGGATGAACCCTTCGTTGCCAATAGCGTCAACTTTAACCATCAACGTCGTATGCTGGTGATCACTGGCCCGAACATGGGCGGTAAATCGACCTACATGCGCCAGACAGCGTTGATCGTATTGATGGCTCATGTAGGCAGTTTTGTACCTGCCAGCAAGGCACGCATAGGCGTCGTAGACCGTATATTTACCCGCATTGGCTCATCGGACGATCTGGCCGGTGGTCGCTCAACCTTCATGGTCGAAATGACCGAAACCGCCAATATCCTGCATAACGCCACGGAAAGCAGCCTGGTACTGATGGATGAGGTAGGCCGCGGCACCAGCACCTTTGATGGCCTGTCACTGGCCTGGTCCTGCGCCCACTACCTTGCTGACTCGGTGAAGGCATTTACCCTCTTCGCCACCCATTATTTCGAGCTGACCCAACTGCCAGACGAATGTGATACGGTTGTCAACGTTCATCTGAACGCTACCGAACACGACGATCGTATAGTATTTTTACACGCAGTACAGGAAGGCCCTGCCAGCCAGAGCTACGGATTGCAGGTTGCCCAGTTAGCCGGCGTACCACGGCATGTGGTGAATCAGGCAAAAACCAAACTGGCACAGCTGGAACAGACTTCATCGAATCACGAGCTGACCAGCGTAAAAACGCAACAAACTACAATGGTCGTCAGGGAACAACCCATGCAGAGTGAACTGTTTGCAGCGGCTGCACCACATCCGGCGGTTGACAGACTGGACGAGATCGATCCGGATGAAATGTCACCACGGCAGGCACTGGATCTTATCTATGATCTGAAAAATCTGACGAAATAA